A single Candidatus Chlamydia corallus DNA region contains:
- a CDS encoding menaquinone biosynthesis protein, whose amino-acid sequence MPDQLEPRISLGCVNYINSFPFSLELIKRDDLDCFLAPPADLLNFLIEGKLDVALTSSLGTISHKLSYIRGFGIAAHQRILSVNLYAAPTFFTSPQPRIAATLESRSSIGLFKILCRHLWHVPTPHILRFTTTEVLTQTPANYDGLLLIGDAALKHPEIPGFTTHDLASGWYDLTKLPFVFALLLHRTSWEENPLPNLALEEALEHFESSPENVLQKAHKHTGLNPSLLEEYYTLCHYRLGEEHYESLEQFREYYGTLYQQV is encoded by the coding sequence CTTTTCCATTTTCTCTTGAACTTATAAAAAGAGACGATCTTGACTGTTTCCTTGCACCTCCTGCAGACCTTCTTAACTTTCTAATCGAAGGGAAACTCGATGTTGCTTTGACTTCATCACTAGGAACAATCTCTCATAAGTTAAGTTATATTCGAGGGTTTGGAATTGCGGCACACCAACGTATCCTCAGTGTAAACCTCTACGCAGCTCCCACCTTCTTTACCTCACCGCAACCTCGAATTGCTGCAACTTTAGAAAGTCGCTCTTCTATAGGACTCTTTAAAATTCTCTGTCGACATCTCTGGCACGTTCCAACTCCTCATATTCTAAGATTTACAACTACAGAAGTTCTCACGCAAACTCCTGCAAATTACGACGGTCTTCTCCTCATTGGAGATGCAGCTCTAAAACATCCCGAAATTCCTGGATTTACAACTCATGATCTTGCCTCAGGATGGTACGATCTTACAAAACTACCTTTTGTATTTGCTCTTCTCCTTCACAGAACTTCTTGGGAAGAAAATCCCCTACCTAACCTTGCCCTAGAAGAAGCTCTCGAGCACTTCGAATCCTCACCCGAAAATGTCCTCCAAAAAGCGCATAAACATACAGGCCTTAACCCGTCTCTTCTTGAAGAATACTACACCCTCTGTCATTACCGTCTAGGAGAAGAACACTATGAAAGCCTAGAACAATTCCGAGAATATTATGGAACGCTTTACCAACAAGTCTGA